A window from Falco naumanni isolate bFalNau1 chromosome 3, bFalNau1.pat, whole genome shotgun sequence encodes these proteins:
- the ERRFI1 gene encoding ERBB receptor feedback inhibitor 1 has protein sequence MSTAGVAAQEMGVPLKAGFLHTGQGMGSLKTCWGSHSGFENTFFTVDPIAMAYELSPPAAERFPPVGHSASDACVTDHSFAESCTQVPSQKSSPPPVSPKNEQLISRYEDHLIPGFSKLSLTMGCVSEETPPHMPIKHGPIQFLSPSSNDRSSRPLPPLPISEDLIPDEMDKEVEFLTSSDTDFLLEDYELPSFKSSAPSRRSFRGCGQINYAYFDTPTGPNPEDANPTQRLNGYVSSIYPPPQQLHRRLRRSHSGPAGSLNKPVVKLSGHLNRSSPNSDEDKPEVPPRVPIPPRALKPDYRRWSAEVASSAYSDEDRPPKVPPREPLSRSNSRTPSPKSLPSYLNGVMPPTQSFAPDPKYVSSKALQRQNSEGSSNRVPCILPIIENGKKASSTHYYLLPERPPYLDKYEKFFREAEESSSSTGVQSWSGDCTATSAPAKLDSKPRVDIAGHLKRKHLSYVVSP, from the exons ATGTCAACGGCAGGAGTGGCTGCTCAGGAGATGGGAGTCCCGTTAAAAGCCGGATTTCTTCACACTGGTCAAGGCATGGGGAGTCTGAAAACCTGCTGGGGCAGCCACAGCGGCTTTGAGAA TACTTTCTTTACCGTGGACCCTATAGCGATGGCGTATGAGCTGAGCCCACCGGCGGCGGAGCGGTTCCCACCCGTTG GGCACTCTGCCAGTGACGCTTGCGTGACCGACCACAGCTTTGCTGAAAGCTGCACCCAAGTCCCGTCTCAGAAATCCAGCCCGCCTCCTGTAAGCCCCAAAAATGAACAGCTGATTTCAAGATATGAAGACCATCTCATCCCTGGCTTTAGTAAACTGTCGTTAACTATGGgctgtgtttctgaagaaacaCCTCCTCACATGCCAATAAAACATGGGCCAATTCAGTTTCTGTCTCCATCTTCCAATGACCGTAGCTCCAGACCGCTTCCCCCTCTGCCTATTTCTGAAGACCTTATTCCCGATGAGATGGACAAAGAGGTGGAATTCCTGACTAGCTCAGATACCGACTTCTTATTAGAAGATTATGAACTTCCCTCTTTTAAATCCAGTGCTCCGAGCCGGCGGAGCTTTAGGGGCTGTGGACAGATCAACTACGCATACTTTGATACTCCAACAGGACCAAACCCAGAAGATGCCAACCCTACACAACGCCTAAATGGATACGTATCCAGTATTTATCCTCCTCCGCAGCAGCTGCATCGACGTTTGCGAAGGTCCCATTCTGGGCCAGCTGGATCTCTTAATAAACCAGTAGTAAAACTATCTGGACACTTAAACAGATCTTCGCCGAATTCCGATGAAGATAAACCAGAGGTTCCACCAAGGGTTCCCATACCTCCAAGGGCTCTCAAACCGGATTACAGAAGGTGGTCAGCAGAAGTTGCTTCTAGCGCATACAGCGATGAAGACAGGCCTCCAAAAGTGCCCCCAAGAGAACCTTTGTCACGCAGCAATTCCCGTACGCCAAGTCCCAAAAGCCTGCCGTCATACCTCAATGGGGTTATGCCCCCCACCCAGAGTTTTGCACCTGATCCCAAGTACGTCAGCAGCAAAGCTCTGCAAAGACAAAACAGTGAAGGATCTTCCAACAGGGTCCCTTGCATTCTTCCGATTATTGAGAACGGTAAGAAGGCCAGTTCAACACACTACTATCTGCTGCCTGAAAGGCCTCCATATTTGGACAAGTATGAGAAATTcttcagagaagcagaagaaagtagTTCTAGCACTGGGGTTCAGTCCTGGTCTGGCGACTGCACAGCCACTTCAGCCCCAGCAAAACTGGACTCAAAGCCTAGAGTGGACATAGCTGGTCATCTGAAACGAAAACACCTGTCTTACGTGGTTTCCCCGTAG